The Polynucleobacter sp. TSB-Sco08W16 genome includes a region encoding these proteins:
- the hemC gene encoding hydroxymethylbilane synthase, translated as MPQTLNSASPSPAPAAPKRLVIASRESRLAMWQAEHVRDCLKKLYPGCDVQILGMTTRGDQILDRALSKVGGKGLFVKELEAALEDGRADLAVHSLKDVPMVMPEGFDLACVMEREDARDAFVSNDYASLEDLPKGAVVGTSSLRRESVLRAKFPHIEIQPLRGNLDTRMGKLDHGEYQAIILAAAGLKRLGLESRIRAYLPCDPYTPAAGQGALGIETLSKHPNIKQWLAPLNDLPTLYAVSAERMVSRQLGGSCEVPLAAYAVWEQNQMQIRSFVASTDGKEICLANGNASVKSVDDAEALGLLVAQDLLSQGAADLIPKIVK; from the coding sequence ATGCCCCAAACCCTGAATTCTGCATCCCCATCCCCCGCGCCAGCAGCCCCTAAGCGCCTTGTGATCGCCTCCCGTGAAAGCCGTTTAGCCATGTGGCAGGCGGAGCATGTGCGAGATTGCCTCAAAAAGCTCTATCCAGGCTGTGATGTGCAGATTCTGGGGATGACTACCCGAGGAGACCAGATTTTGGATCGAGCGCTCTCTAAAGTGGGCGGCAAAGGCCTTTTTGTAAAAGAATTAGAAGCTGCACTAGAAGATGGGCGTGCAGATTTAGCGGTGCACTCTCTCAAGGATGTGCCTATGGTGATGCCTGAGGGATTTGATCTTGCTTGCGTGATGGAGAGAGAGGATGCGCGTGATGCCTTCGTATCTAATGATTACGCTAGCCTAGAGGATCTCCCAAAAGGCGCCGTTGTTGGTACATCGAGCCTACGTCGTGAGTCAGTTTTGCGCGCAAAGTTTCCCCATATAGAAATTCAACCCTTACGTGGCAACTTGGATACACGCATGGGCAAACTAGATCATGGCGAGTATCAAGCAATTATTTTGGCAGCAGCAGGCTTAAAACGCTTAGGTTTAGAAAGTCGCATACGCGCCTACCTTCCTTGCGATCCCTATACACCAGCAGCAGGTCAGGGTGCGCTTGGCATTGAGACGCTGAGCAAACACCCCAACATTAAACAATGGCTGGCACCACTCAACGACTTGCCGACTTTGTATGCCGTTTCTGCAGAGCGGATGGTTTCTCGTCAACTAGGCGGTTCATGTGAAGTGCCTCTGGCAGCCTATGCAGTTTGGGAACAAAATCAAATGCAAATTCGCTCCTTTGTTGCTAGTACGGATGGCAAAGAAATCTGCCTCGCTAATGGAAATGCTTCTGTCAAATCAGTAGATGATGCCGAGGCACTAGGGCTTTTAGTAGCGCAAGATCTGCTATCGCAAGGCGCTGCTGATTTAATCCCGAAGATAGTTAAATAA
- a CDS encoding uroporphyrinogen-III synthase encodes MSTKTIVITRPSGQARQLIEVLTQAIEKSGVAKRTFPEILSLPLLTIVPKDNLALADHIASALKDADLAIFVSPNAIESVMRLLERDWQDFSKKIIPIGVMGGSSKLALQNHGIGFEETPTPIVIPASNEHWDSEGLWQELQGLKWDWTNKKIVIFKGEGGRDWLADTLKKAGATIEAISIYTRIPLDVDNPAWQAIGEMDFSKSLWLLTSSEAVRYLGDIAKDQFAQTLGSASALCPHHNIADAAELIGFGEVFTTEPGDEALIKATLAWLTIS; translated from the coding sequence ATGAGTACGAAAACTATTGTCATTACTAGGCCCAGTGGTCAAGCAAGGCAATTGATTGAGGTGCTCACCCAAGCGATCGAGAAGAGTGGGGTAGCTAAGCGAACCTTCCCTGAAATACTGTCACTCCCCTTGTTGACCATTGTTCCTAAGGACAATTTAGCACTGGCTGATCATATTGCCAGCGCATTAAAGGATGCCGATCTAGCGATCTTTGTTAGCCCTAATGCGATTGAATCTGTCATGCGTTTACTAGAACGAGATTGGCAAGATTTTTCCAAGAAGATCATTCCTATTGGTGTAATGGGTGGTAGTAGTAAGTTGGCATTGCAAAATCACGGTATTGGATTTGAAGAAACCCCAACGCCAATTGTGATTCCAGCAAGTAATGAGCACTGGGATTCAGAGGGCTTATGGCAAGAGCTGCAGGGCCTAAAGTGGGATTGGACTAATAAAAAGATTGTGATTTTTAAAGGCGAGGGCGGCCGAGATTGGTTGGCCGATACCCTGAAAAAAGCAGGTGCCACCATAGAGGCTATTTCTATCTACACTCGCATTCCTTTGGATGTTGATAATCCAGCATGGCAAGCTATTGGGGAAATGGATTTCAGTAAATCACTTTGGTTATTGACGTCATCTGAGGCGGTGCGATATCTGGGAGATATTGCTAAAGATCAATTTGCGCAAACGCTTGGGAGTGCAAGTGCATTGTGTCCACACCACAATATTGCTGATGCCGCTGAGCTGATTGGTTTTGGGGAGGTATTTACAACCGAGCCAGGTGATGAAGCTCTTATTAAAGCCACATTGGCTTGGCTCACTATTTCGTAG
- a CDS encoding chorismate lyase — protein MTHRNRLRSAWNRVGSGEVHRAPRKWQPWLSDTGSLTQKIEKVIGQKLQVQVLRDCPQTLNSDESRYFHFKIRRCRVREVMLCVDNTPLVMAHSVIPTLSSSGSNHSVLRLGTKPLGAVLFAKTRMHSKAKPSRDIARLDKSSDLWKKCFKDHTGLSSPLWARRTLYRLKGHPILVNEIFLPALLNYSTTK, from the coding sequence ATGACTCACCGCAATCGTCTCCGTTCTGCATGGAATCGAGTCGGTTCTGGTGAAGTTCATCGGGCGCCACGAAAGTGGCAACCATGGCTAAGCGACACTGGGTCTTTAACCCAAAAAATTGAGAAGGTGATTGGGCAAAAACTGCAAGTTCAGGTTTTGCGTGATTGCCCTCAAACCTTAAATAGCGACGAGAGTCGCTATTTTCATTTCAAGATTAGACGCTGCCGCGTTCGCGAAGTGATGCTTTGTGTTGATAACACCCCTCTGGTCATGGCGCATAGCGTTATCCCTACTTTGAGTTCAAGTGGTAGTAATCACTCAGTATTGCGTCTTGGTACAAAGCCATTGGGTGCAGTGCTCTTTGCTAAAACGCGCATGCACTCCAAGGCAAAGCCATCACGTGATATTGCCCGTCTAGACAAAAGTAGCGACTTATGGAAAAAATGCTTCAAAGACCATACTGGCCTGAGCTCGCCCTTATGGGCACGACGCACCCTTTATCGCTTAAAGGGTCATCCCATTCTGGTCAATGAGATTTTCTTACCTGCTTTATTGAACTACTCCACTACGAAATAG
- a CDS encoding DEAD/DEAH box helicase, producing MTFSKETKHESQDSKSTGTEFQNFALAASLLKNVAELGYTQATSVQAQVIPAALAGGDLLVSSQTGSGKTAAFLLPLINQLIESNPNNSPVPGRAQPKVLVLCPTRELAQQVSADAVNLVRGMKGIRIATVMGGMPYGKQIQALKGALLVVATPGRLLDLCDSKAIRLDDVKQLVIDEADRMLDMGFADDLEAIDKRCASRDQTLMFSATFAPKIMSLANELTTDAKRIELAHAGEKHANIEQKLHWADSMSHKHKLLEHILADASLDQAVVFASTQVESEKIADTLRANGYEATALHGAMPQAVRMRRLESLRKGHTKILVATDVAARGIDVPRISHVINFGLPMKPEDYTHRIGRTGRAGRNGVAITLVEHRDRAKIRNIERFTQQDIVASVIAGLEPQAKPSFGGGGGRPGGGRSGGGFGGNRSGGGGGRYGSGARSESRFGGGGSGGGNGGGSRSGDSRPARSADSRPARSADSRPARSGDSRPAGGPRFAKPKTGGQRRNFSGS from the coding sequence ATGACTTTTTCTAAAGAAACTAAACACGAGTCACAAGACTCAAAGAGCACTGGAACTGAGTTCCAGAACTTTGCCTTAGCGGCATCACTCCTTAAAAACGTTGCTGAACTGGGTTATACCCAAGCCACTTCTGTGCAAGCTCAGGTTATACCTGCAGCCTTAGCTGGTGGTGACTTATTGGTCAGCAGCCAAACCGGTAGCGGTAAAACCGCAGCCTTTTTATTGCCTTTGATTAATCAACTCATCGAAAGCAACCCGAATAATTCACCTGTACCAGGTCGCGCACAACCTAAAGTGTTAGTGCTCTGCCCTACACGTGAATTAGCTCAGCAGGTTTCTGCCGATGCGGTGAACTTAGTTCGCGGCATGAAAGGGATTCGTATTGCCACTGTTATGGGTGGTATGCCTTACGGTAAACAAATCCAAGCATTGAAAGGTGCATTGTTAGTTGTTGCAACCCCAGGTCGTTTACTCGACTTGTGCGATAGCAAAGCAATTCGCTTAGATGATGTTAAACAGCTCGTGATTGACGAGGCTGATCGCATGCTCGACATGGGATTTGCTGATGATCTCGAAGCAATTGATAAACGTTGCGCAAGTCGTGACCAAACCTTGATGTTCTCTGCCACTTTCGCGCCGAAGATTATGTCTTTAGCAAACGAGTTGACTACAGATGCTAAGCGTATTGAACTTGCTCACGCAGGTGAAAAGCACGCCAACATTGAGCAGAAGTTGCATTGGGCTGACAGCATGTCACATAAACACAAGCTTCTTGAGCACATTTTGGCTGATGCCTCTTTGGATCAAGCGGTGGTGTTTGCAAGCACTCAAGTTGAAAGCGAAAAGATCGCCGACACATTGCGTGCCAATGGTTATGAAGCAACTGCCCTTCACGGTGCAATGCCTCAAGCTGTTCGTATGCGTCGCCTCGAATCTTTACGTAAGGGTCATACCAAGATTTTGGTAGCAACTGACGTAGCAGCTCGCGGTATTGATGTACCACGTATCAGCCATGTGATTAACTTTGGCTTGCCAATGAAACCAGAGGACTACACGCACCGTATCGGTCGTACAGGTCGCGCTGGTCGCAATGGTGTAGCAATTACTTTGGTTGAGCATCGTGATCGTGCCAAGATTCGCAATATCGAGCGCTTTACACAGCAAGATATCGTTGCTTCAGTAATCGCTGGTCTTGAGCCACAAGCTAAGCCAAGCTTTGGTGGTGGCGGTGGTCGTCCTGGAGGCGGTCGCTCAGGCGGTGGCTTTGGTGGCAATCGCTCAGGCGGTGGCGGCGGTCGTTATGGCTCTGGCGCACGCTCTGAGTCACGCTTTGGTGGTGGCGGTTCTGGTGGTGGCAATGGCGGCGGAAGTCGTTCTGGCGATTCACGTCCAGCTCGTTCTGCTGACTCACGCCCTGCTCGCTCTGCGGATTCACGTCCAGCACGCTCTGGTGACTCACGTCCAGCAGGCGGCCCACGCTTTGCTAAACCAAAGACTGGCGGCCAACGTCGTAACTTTAGCGGCAGCTAA
- a CDS encoding coniferyl aldehyde dehydrogenase — MNRFTIQLDEIQAAYTAEPNPTIEVRLERIGRIEKMIAANEEKLCKALVADFGVRDSIETRLVELKGLYQACAYTRKHLKEWMKPVQVEIPFYMGGSEAWIESQSIGVVGIMSPWNYPVRLALLPAIAAFAAGNRVWLKPSERSSRTSGFLASLIQEYFHPSEFCVTTGGSDVAEQFAALPFAHLFFTGSEAIGKKVMRAAAESLTPITLELGGKSPAMIDSSAKLKDAAASIAYGKLLNSGQTCIAPDYVLIEESLQDAFIQQLQTAAHQQFSDPKELTGPIDDEQLQYWQHLLSDAIDRGAKAIPLLNNPSAGGRRFEPVALIQVPQDARVLHEEIFGPILPIVTVANSAAAIEYINKRPHPLALYWFGKNKKNLQQVLEQTRSGGVTINDVFLHAALESLPFGGVGSSGMGKYHGKAGFDTFSYQKSILEVRGLLGTNLMKGTKPAHPPYGKKIERLLRTLK, encoded by the coding sequence ATGAATCGCTTCACTATCCAACTTGATGAAATCCAGGCGGCCTACACCGCTGAACCAAACCCAACCATCGAAGTGAGACTTGAGCGAATTGGTCGAATCGAAAAAATGATTGCAGCCAATGAAGAAAAACTTTGCAAAGCTCTTGTAGCTGACTTTGGAGTCCGAGATTCTATAGAAACTCGCTTAGTTGAGCTCAAAGGGCTATACCAAGCTTGCGCATATACCCGCAAACATCTCAAAGAGTGGATGAAGCCAGTACAAGTGGAGATCCCTTTTTACATGGGAGGATCCGAAGCTTGGATTGAAAGTCAGTCGATTGGTGTAGTTGGCATCATGAGTCCCTGGAACTACCCGGTGCGATTAGCATTGCTCCCGGCTATTGCCGCTTTTGCAGCCGGTAACCGGGTTTGGTTAAAACCATCCGAACGCAGTTCCCGCACTTCCGGATTTTTAGCAAGTCTGATTCAAGAGTATTTTCATCCTAGTGAATTTTGTGTCACTACTGGTGGCTCCGATGTTGCAGAACAATTTGCTGCACTGCCTTTTGCTCATCTATTCTTTACAGGCTCAGAAGCAATCGGTAAAAAAGTAATGCGTGCTGCGGCTGAAAGCCTTACTCCCATTACCTTGGAATTAGGTGGCAAATCCCCAGCCATGATTGATTCGTCTGCCAAACTTAAAGATGCGGCAGCATCTATTGCCTACGGCAAGCTTCTCAACAGCGGTCAAACCTGTATTGCACCAGACTATGTCCTCATTGAAGAAAGCCTACAAGACGCATTTATTCAACAATTACAAACTGCAGCTCATCAGCAATTTAGCGATCCCAAAGAACTTACTGGGCCAATTGATGATGAACAACTGCAATACTGGCAACACCTTCTAAGTGATGCAATAGACCGCGGCGCTAAAGCAATTCCCTTGCTCAATAACCCTTCTGCAGGCGGTAGACGCTTTGAACCCGTTGCCTTAATCCAAGTGCCTCAAGATGCTCGTGTGCTTCATGAAGAAATCTTTGGGCCGATCCTGCCCATAGTGACTGTGGCAAATTCTGCTGCTGCAATTGAGTACATCAACAAGAGGCCTCATCCATTGGCGCTCTACTGGTTTGGTAAGAATAAGAAAAATTTGCAACAAGTGTTAGAACAGACACGCTCTGGAGGTGTCACGATCAATGATGTTTTCTTGCATGCCGCCCTTGAGTCTTTGCCGTTTGGTGGAGTTGGCTCAAGTGGTATGGGTAAATATCATGGCAAAGCAGGCTTTGATACCTTCAGCTATCAAAAGTCGATTCTGGAGGTGCGCGGTCTACTAGGTACCAATTTAATGAAGGGCACAAAACCCGCTCATCCACCTTACGGTAAAAAGATAGAACGTCTATTGCGTACCCTTAAATGA
- the msrA gene encoding peptide-methionine (S)-S-oxide reductase MsrA, whose translation MSEITDKTSPQLERATLGGGCFWCLEAVYQQISGIKSVVSGYAGGARPNPSYESVCTGATGHAEIVDIEFDPQQISFRDLLEIFFVIHNPTTLNYQGNDHGTQYRSVIFTHSDEQVRIAREVVQELEDSKIYADPVVTQIDPAPTIYPAEDYHQNYFQQHPHQGYCAAVVAPKLAKFRAKFKSLIAPQYA comes from the coding sequence ATGAGCGAAATTACGGATAAAACTTCACCCCAATTAGAGAGAGCCACCCTCGGAGGAGGATGCTTTTGGTGTCTTGAGGCTGTGTACCAGCAAATTTCTGGCATTAAGAGCGTCGTCTCTGGTTATGCCGGGGGTGCTAGGCCGAACCCCTCTTATGAATCTGTCTGCACGGGTGCCACTGGTCATGCTGAAATTGTGGATATTGAATTTGATCCCCAGCAGATCTCATTTAGGGATTTATTGGAAATTTTCTTTGTGATCCACAACCCCACAACATTGAACTACCAAGGCAATGATCATGGAACGCAATATCGTTCAGTCATCTTTACGCATAGTGATGAGCAGGTCAGGATCGCTCGCGAGGTTGTACAAGAGCTAGAGGATTCCAAGATCTACGCTGATCCAGTAGTGACGCAAATTGATCCAGCCCCAACGATTTATCCGGCAGAGGATTATCACCAGAATTATTTTCAGCAGCATCCCCATCAAGGGTATTGTGCTGCTGTGGTCGCTCCAAAGTTGGCTAAATTTAGAGCTAAATTTAAATCACTGATTGCGCCGCAATACGCCTAA
- the pdxH gene encoding pyridoxamine 5'-phosphate oxidase, with amino-acid sequence MDSIAQLRKNYTFGQLSETEVPHNPFPLFQLWFDQAVKAECPEPNSMTLATADTAGNPSARIVLLKGADENGFTFFTNYESQKGKDLATRPQAALLFHWHELERQVRIQGKVERVSAEESDQYFHSRPPASRIGAWASPQSAAIPNREFLEEAEKRFKAEFGDTPPRPQHWGGYRLRPTEIEFWQGRPSRLHDRIHYRLNGDTWVVNRLAP; translated from the coding sequence ATGGACTCCATTGCTCAACTTCGTAAAAACTATACCTTTGGTCAGCTTTCAGAAACCGAAGTTCCGCACAATCCTTTCCCGCTATTTCAACTCTGGTTTGACCAGGCAGTAAAGGCGGAGTGTCCAGAACCCAATTCCATGACTTTGGCTACTGCAGATACAGCCGGAAATCCATCAGCCCGTATTGTCTTACTAAAAGGGGCCGACGAAAATGGCTTTACCTTTTTTACGAACTACGAAAGCCAAAAGGGCAAGGATCTAGCGACTCGCCCTCAGGCAGCCCTCCTTTTTCACTGGCACGAATTAGAGCGTCAGGTACGTATTCAAGGGAAGGTAGAGCGCGTTAGCGCAGAAGAGAGCGACCAGTACTTCCACTCCCGCCCTCCCGCCTCCCGCATCGGCGCTTGGGCATCCCCACAAAGCGCAGCCATTCCCAATCGAGAATTTCTAGAAGAGGCCGAAAAACGCTTCAAAGCAGAATTTGGTGATACACCACCGCGCCCGCAGCACTGGGGTGGTTATCGCTTACGCCCAACTGAGATTGAGTTTTGGCAGGGTCGTCCATCGCGCTTACATGACCGCATTCACTACAGGCTCAATGGAGATACTTGGGTAGTGAATCGACTTGCGCCTTAA
- a CDS encoding ThiF family adenylyltransferase, whose amino-acid sequence MAEDKQEGSIEDRRFGGVSRLYGTNLRARFQKATVVVAGLGGVGSWAAEALARTGIGHLVLVDFDHISESNTNRQLHAFEGQYGKAKVEAMTQRILQINPEIQLTACDEFLEPENLDRIIPGDAYVLDATDSVQTKIALSVWARNGDRSLVMCGAAGGKTDPTSVRCDDLSRTEQDALLAKVRQGLRQDHGFSRNLKHKIGIRAIYSHEPRAGASTGGLACSGYGSTVMVTAACGLAAAAEILNLIGHDPKTTVNP is encoded by the coding sequence ATGGCAGAAGACAAGCAAGAGGGCAGTATTGAGGATCGTCGCTTTGGAGGGGTTTCTAGACTCTACGGTACCAATCTGCGTGCTCGCTTTCAGAAAGCGACGGTTGTCGTAGCTGGTCTGGGCGGTGTTGGTTCTTGGGCGGCTGAAGCATTGGCGCGAACTGGCATCGGTCATTTAGTGCTGGTGGATTTTGATCACATTTCTGAGAGTAATACCAATCGTCAGTTGCACGCCTTTGAAGGGCAGTATGGCAAAGCGAAAGTTGAGGCAATGACTCAACGTATTTTGCAGATCAATCCAGAAATTCAATTGACTGCTTGTGATGAATTTTTAGAACCCGAAAATCTTGATCGCATTATTCCTGGTGATGCTTATGTTTTAGATGCCACTGATTCAGTACAGACCAAAATTGCACTATCAGTTTGGGCTAGAAATGGCGATCGCTCCTTGGTAATGTGTGGAGCAGCAGGTGGCAAGACCGACCCTACTTCTGTGCGTTGCGATGATTTATCGCGCACTGAGCAAGATGCTTTATTAGCAAAGGTGCGACAGGGACTTAGGCAAGATCATGGTTTTTCCAGAAACCTCAAACACAAAATCGGTATCAGAGCGATTTACTCTCATGAGCCTCGCGCTGGGGCATCGACTGGCGGTCTAGCGTGCTCTGGATATGGCTCTACTGTCATGGTTACGGCAGCTTGTGGCTTGGCAGCAGCAGCTGAAATTCTGAATTTAATCGGTCACGATCCTAAAACTACTGTAAATCCTTAA
- a CDS encoding amino acid permease: MALGSTIGVGLFLGSASAIQIAGPSILLGYLLAGIVAFIVLRTLGEMAVHEPVAGSFAAYANTYVGPLAGYMVGWGYWTYWIVVGIAEVTAVGIYMGIWFPETPQWIWALSSIAMMGMINLIAVKVFGEFEFWFALIKVVAIVAMIALGGAVILFGFTNDWQPIGLSNLWQHGGFFPNGITGMLLSFQMVLFAYVGIEMIGLSAGEAENPKKTIPMAIDSLAWRILIFYMGAILVILAIFPWNQVGQQGSPFVVMFERIGLREAAGLINFVVITAALSSCNAGIFSGGRLLYALSNNGYAPAPFAKLSKYGVPHRAVMATVAVCMSGVVLNYFVPDKAFQYIMAAVTFVGLMVWIAILFTQMKFRRSLTKAQVAELGYRAPWWPYSSWFALAFIFLVVVLMGFHEDARIALILGPCLLGVYLAMFYIVGLHRKTKTNHEFKS, encoded by the coding sequence ATGGCCTTAGGTTCAACGATTGGCGTTGGATTATTTCTTGGATCAGCGAGTGCAATTCAAATTGCTGGACCTTCCATTCTCTTGGGTTATTTGCTTGCCGGCATCGTCGCATTCATTGTTCTGCGTACGCTTGGTGAGATGGCAGTGCATGAGCCTGTAGCAGGCTCCTTTGCTGCCTACGCCAATACCTATGTTGGCCCACTTGCGGGATATATGGTGGGTTGGGGCTATTGGACCTATTGGATTGTGGTGGGTATAGCGGAGGTCACTGCAGTTGGTATCTATATGGGGATTTGGTTTCCGGAAACCCCTCAATGGATTTGGGCGCTCTCTTCAATTGCCATGATGGGCATGATCAATCTCATTGCTGTCAAAGTATTTGGTGAGTTTGAGTTTTGGTTTGCTCTCATTAAGGTAGTAGCCATTGTGGCAATGATTGCCTTGGGTGGTGCAGTTATTTTGTTTGGCTTTACGAATGACTGGCAGCCCATTGGTTTGAGCAATCTCTGGCAACACGGTGGCTTCTTCCCTAATGGTATTACTGGGATGTTGCTTTCATTCCAAATGGTTTTATTTGCTTACGTTGGCATCGAGATGATTGGCTTATCTGCAGGTGAAGCTGAGAATCCAAAGAAAACCATCCCAATGGCAATTGACTCATTAGCCTGGCGCATCTTGATTTTTTACATGGGCGCGATCTTAGTCATTTTGGCGATCTTTCCTTGGAATCAAGTCGGGCAGCAGGGCAGTCCATTTGTAGTGATGTTTGAACGTATTGGCTTACGTGAAGCGGCGGGGCTCATCAATTTTGTGGTGATTACAGCAGCATTGTCATCTTGTAACGCCGGCATCTTCAGTGGTGGTCGACTGTTGTACGCCTTATCGAATAATGGCTATGCCCCTGCGCCTTTTGCTAAGTTGTCCAAATACGGCGTTCCTCATCGTGCGGTAATGGCAACAGTGGCTGTATGTATGTCAGGCGTGGTGCTCAACTACTTTGTTCCCGATAAAGCCTTTCAGTACATCATGGCTGCCGTCACCTTTGTGGGCTTGATGGTGTGGATTGCCATCCTGTTTACCCAAATGAAATTCCGTCGATCTTTAACTAAGGCGCAAGTGGCTGAGTTGGGCTACCGCGCACCTTGGTGGCCCTATTCCTCATGGTTTGCTCTGGCATTTATTTTCTTAGTAGTCGTGCTAATGGGCTTTCATGAGGATGCACGGATTGCATTGATCTTAGGTCCGTGTTTACTGGGCGTGTATCTCGCGATGTTTTATATCGTCGGTCTACATCGCAAAACGAAAACTAACCATGAATTTAAATCATAG
- the ald gene encoding alanine dehydrogenase, with translation MIIGVPQEVKNNEFRVGLTPGNVSGLCRQGHSVLVQRGAGEQIGLSDESYRIAGATLINSAAEVFQKAEMIVKVKEPQPQECAMLREDQILFTYLHLAPDPAQTKALIASGATCIAYETVTAMNGALPLLAPMSEVAGRMSIQAAASHLEKTHGGLGVLMAGVPGVSPAKIVILGGGVVGRNALQMAVGMGADVCIFDRDIDRLRQIDMFYGNRVRTFYSDSLLIEQEVCEADVVIGAVLLPGGAAPKLVTHEMVKKMKAGAVIVDVAIDQGGCFETSKPTTHADPTFLVDGVLHYCVANMPGAVARTSTFALTNATYPFVEALANRGVVKALSIDHHLRNGLSVHKGKLTSKPVAQAQGLDFALAEELFVA, from the coding sequence ATGATTATTGGTGTTCCGCAGGAAGTAAAAAATAATGAGTTTCGAGTTGGCTTAACCCCAGGCAATGTCAGTGGCTTATGCAGGCAAGGGCATTCAGTGTTAGTGCAAAGAGGTGCTGGAGAACAAATCGGTCTGAGTGATGAGTCCTATCGGATTGCTGGAGCTACTTTGATTAATAGTGCAGCAGAGGTCTTTCAGAAGGCAGAGATGATTGTGAAGGTGAAGGAGCCTCAGCCACAAGAATGTGCCATGTTGCGCGAGGATCAAATTCTGTTTACCTATTTGCATCTTGCTCCAGATCCAGCGCAGACCAAGGCCTTGATTGCTTCAGGTGCTACTTGTATTGCCTATGAGACGGTTACCGCAATGAATGGAGCCTTGCCACTACTTGCGCCAATGAGTGAGGTGGCCGGGCGGATGTCGATTCAAGCAGCAGCCTCACACTTGGAGAAAACACACGGTGGTTTGGGTGTGCTGATGGCTGGGGTTCCTGGCGTCTCGCCTGCCAAGATCGTTATTTTGGGCGGCGGAGTTGTCGGTCGTAATGCTTTGCAGATGGCAGTAGGCATGGGCGCGGATGTTTGCATCTTTGATCGTGATATCGATCGCTTGCGTCAGATTGATATGTTCTATGGCAATCGCGTACGCACTTTTTATTCTGATAGCTTGTTGATTGAGCAAGAAGTGTGTGAGGCGGATGTAGTGATTGGTGCCGTCCTATTACCGGGTGGAGCTGCGCCAAAATTAGTGACCCATGAAATGGTCAAGAAGATGAAAGCTGGCGCAGTCATTGTGGATGTCGCGATTGACCAAGGAGGCTGTTTTGAAACTTCAAAACCCACTACGCATGCTGATCCCACTTTCTTGGTCGACGGGGTATTGCATTACTGCGTTGCCAATATGCCAGGTGCCGTAGCAAGAACCTCTACCTTTGCTTTAACCAATGCTACTTATCCCTTTGTAGAGGCTTTAGCTAATCGTGGGGTGGTGAAGGCTCTATCCATCGATCATCACTTGCGTAATGGCCTAAGTGTCCATAAGGGGAAGCTGACTTCCAAGCCTGTTGCACAGGCGCAGGGCTTGGATTTTGCTTTAGCTGAGGAGCTGTTTGTGGCCTAG
- a CDS encoding TMEM165/GDT1 family protein, whose amino-acid sequence MDFSALTLSAGVVALAEMGDKTQLLSLMLAARYPKQALAIIAGIFIATIANHACAAFLGHWISTLVSPEMMRWILGASFLGIGLWLLVPDHIDDAAESKVADRAFQVFILTVVLFFLAEMGDKTQIATIALGARYDDVLSVTVGTTLGMMLANAPAVWIGQKFTQRMPIKWVHAVAAVTFIAIGVATLLWH is encoded by the coding sequence ATGGATTTTTCTGCTTTAACTCTCTCTGCTGGTGTCGTTGCGCTAGCAGAGATGGGTGACAAAACCCAATTACTGTCTTTAATGTTGGCTGCACGTTATCCCAAGCAAGCCTTAGCTATCATTGCCGGCATCTTCATCGCAACCATTGCCAACCATGCGTGCGCAGCATTTTTGGGTCATTGGATAAGCACCTTAGTTTCTCCAGAGATGATGCGCTGGATATTAGGAGCAAGCTTTTTGGGGATTGGTTTATGGCTATTAGTTCCCGATCACATTGATGATGCAGCAGAATCAAAAGTGGCTGATCGCGCATTTCAGGTATTCATTCTGACGGTTGTCTTGTTCTTTTTGGCTGAGATGGGTGATAAGACGCAGATTGCAACTATTGCTTTGGGCGCTAGATATGATGATGTTCTATCTGTCACTGTTGGCACCACATTGGGGATGATGTTGGCGAACGCTCCAGCGGTTTGGATAGGGCAGAAATTTACTCAGCGCATGCCTATTAAATGGGTTCATGCTGTAGCGGCAGTTACCTTTATTGCCATTGGGGTGGCAACCCTTTTGTGGCATTGA